TGCAAGGGTGCTTCGCGATACCCTACCCCTGATGCCGAGGTGATACAGCTTCTCCTTGCGGGAACGAAGGCAAGCTTCAATATCCCGGAGACTTTCCCGGTAAGTTAGCTGGGCGAAGCCCATACATAGATATTGGTCCATACAGGAGAAACTGCTTGTATGATAATTACCGCCGTACCGGTCAACGCACTTTC
The Deltaproteobacteria bacterium DNA segment above includes these coding regions:
- a CDS encoding DUF4372 domain-containing protein; translated protein: MYTGKTVFSQLMDFLPMYEFRKCVDRYGGNYHTSSFSCMDQYLCMGFAQLTYRESLRDIEACLRSRKEKLYHLGIRGRVSRSTLAEANEKRDWRMYADFCQILISQARSLYADEDFGVELKETAY